The following are from one region of the Cottoperca gobio chromosome 13, fCotGob3.1, whole genome shotgun sequence genome:
- the lipt2 gene encoding octanoyl-[acyl-carrier-protein]:protein N-octanoyltransferase LIPT2, mitochondrial isoform X2: MPGSRPVVEVLRLGLLSYQEALRLQQLYVTRHRSGPAHALLLCQHPPVYTTGIRHAPYPAPLLDRLRLLGADVNRSNRGGLITFHGPGQLLCYPILHLSSFKKSVRWYVCELEKTVLSVCSRFGIEASTSPHTGVWVGDNKICAIGIHCGRYVTSHGFALNCNTDMSWFRHIVPCGIEGKGVTSLSAELQRDVSVEETIPHLLDAFREQFNCQLTDGQMPETEQDSGGSSA; the protein is encoded by the exons ATGCCGGGCAGCAGGCCGGTGGTGGAGGTGCTCCGTCTGGGTCTGCTGTCCTACCAGGAGGCTCTGCGGCTGCAGCAGCTCTACGTGACACGGCACCGCTCCGGCCCGGCTCACGCTCTGCTGCTGTGTCAGCACCCGCCGGTCTACACCACCGGCATCCGCCACGCACCGTACCCGGCCCCCCTGCTGGACCGTCTGCGCCTGCTGGGGGCCGACGTCAACCGCAGCAACCGAGGAGGACTCATCACCTTCCATGGGCCGGGGCAGCTCCTCTGCTACCCCATCCTCCACCTTAGCAGCTTCAAGAAG AGCGTCCGCTGGTACGTCTGCGAGCTGGAGAAGACCGTCCTCTCCGTCTGCAGCAGGTTTGGCATCGAGGCGTCGACGTCTCCTCACACGGGAGTCTGGGTCGGAGACAACAAGATCTGCGCCATCG GAATCCACTGCGGGCGATACGTCACGTCTCACGGCTTCGCTCTGAACTGTAACACCGACATGTCGTGGTTCCGCCACATCGTGCCGTGTGGCATCGAAGGTAAAGGGGTGACGTCGCTGAGCGCCGAGCTGCAGAGAGACGTTAGCGTGGAGGAAACCATCCCTCACCTGCTCGACGCCTTCAGGGAGCAATTCAACTGCCAGCTGACGGACGGACAAATGCCTGAAACTGAGCAG GACAGCGGAGGATCGTCAGCGTAG
- the rnf169 gene encoding E3 ubiquitin-protein ligase RNF169, producing MATAGSAERPGRLPSAAAGKYRSGSGAGYGSSPPENKAKSCAEGQPGGSPPCGHPACPLCRAQRHSGCSGERLRRSDPERNSSRPGRRDCDNRREFFVSPALIPKCCDVSSGPTGKHRLLLSEERHEEPGVLSDSENEEPISRRIRNISAFIRKTKSSAAFTGGSQRSQSCSDPLEDRAGKLKVVRPPALMDRVGISHSFTAGILLSSENSRSASAPIAAPDRRLTWRAVVSSSSNPLALAPPRPERSISPESNDSISEELNHFKPIVCSPCTPPKRLPDGRLVEPTIVKSTPRNLTRGLQKATSYEASPAVLQKWRQIELDRQSLKVNSKATLTSPVNEDAKTHVDGVTPANKRRLLFDPPAGDTGAFQKKIRVPAIRYSSEATFRGSDFEPVGAPESYSGGALFSRKQSFSPYTKNSGFQSCKLVPKDSPRKEEGLHNQSTSRRGRKRKQKTKHLDSERDSDLKRSRSVSQDAFDERYIRQIQQERQDRAIALKLQRQFDLETNISRRRSPDAYFLRSWMSNQNRRRRGLRRSRRINKKH from the exons ATGGCGACCGCAGGGTCCGCCGAACGGCCTGGCAGACTTCCCAGCGCCGCCGCCGGCAAGTACCGGTCCGGGTCCGGAGCTGGGTACGGGTCCAGCCCGCCGGAGAACAAGGCGAAGAGTTGTGCGGAGGGGCAGCCCGGCGGCAGCCCGCCCTGTGGACACCCGGCCTGTCCGCTCTGCCGAGCCCAGAGACACTCCGGCTGCAGCGGAGAGCGGCTCCGGAGGAGTGACCCCGAGAGGAACAGCAGCAGGCCGGGCAGGAGGGACTGCGACAACCGGAGAG agtTTTTCGTCTCTCCGGCTTTAATCCCAAAATGTTGTGACGTCTCATCGGGACCGACCGGGAAACACAGG ctgctgctgtctgaggAGCGACACGAAGAGCCT ggcGTTCTGTCTGACTCTGAGAACGAGGAGCCGATCAGCAGGAGGATCAGAAACATCTCGGCCTTCATCAGGAAAACCAAAAGTTCTGCAGCCTTCACAGG TGGTTCTCAGCGGAGTCAGAGCTGCAGCGACCCGCTGGAGGACCGAGCGGGGAAGCTGAAGGTCGTGCGGCCGCCGGCCCTCATGGACAGA GTTGGCATCAGCCACAGTTTCACGGCGGggatcctcctctcctcagagAACAGTCGCTCCGCCTCGGCTCCCATCGCCGCGCCCGACCGGAGGCTCACCTGGCGGGCCGTCGTCTCTTCGTCATCCAACCCCCTGGCTCTCGCTCCGCCGAGACCCGAGCGCTCCATCAGCCCCGAGAGCAACGACAGCATCTCTGAAGAACTCAACCACTTCAAACCCATCGTCTGCTCGCCGTGCACGCCGCCCAAACGCCTGCCGGACGGCCGCCTGGTTGAGCCCACCATCGTGAAGTCCACGCCCAGGAACCTGACCCGCGGCCTGCAGAAGGCCACCAGCTACGAGGCCAGCCCCGCCGTGCTGCAGAAGTGGCGGCAGATCGAACTCGACCGCCAGAGCCTCAAAGTGAACTCCAAGGCGACGCTGACAAGCCCTGTCAACGAGGACGCAAAGACTCACGTAGACGGAGTAACGCCCGCCAACAAGAGGAGGCTGCTGTTCGACCCTCCAGCCGGAGACACTGGCGCCTTCCAGAAAAAGATCCGGGTCCCTGCCATCCGCTACAGCAGCGAGGCGACTTTCAGAGGTTCAGACTTTGAGCCGGTCGGCGCCCCTGAGTCCTACAGCGGGGGGGCGCTTTTTAGTCGCAAACAGTCGTTCTCGCCGTACACGAAGAACTCTGGTTTCCAGTCATGTAAATTAGTGCCAAAGGACTCGCCGAGGAAGGAGGAAGGCCTCCACAACCAGTCTACCTCACGGAGGGGCAGGAAGCGCAAACAGAAGACCAAACACTTGGACTCGGAGCGCGACTCGGACCTGAAGAGGAGCCGTTCCGTCAGCCAGGACGCCTTCGACGAGCGCTACATCCGTCAGATCCAGCAGGAGCGCCAGGACCGCGCCATCGCCCTGAAGCTGCAAAGACAGTTTGACCTGGAGACCAACATCAGCCGGAGGAGGAGCCCCGACGCCTACTTCCTGCGCTCCTGGATGTCCAATCAGAACCGCAGGAGGCGTGGCCTGAGGAGATCCCGACGAATCAACAAGAAGCACTAG
- the lipt2 gene encoding octanoyl-[acyl-carrier-protein]:protein N-octanoyltransferase LIPT2, mitochondrial isoform X1, with protein sequence MPGSRPVVEVLRLGLLSYQEALRLQQLYVTRHRSGPAHALLLCQHPPVYTTGIRHAPYPAPLLDRLRLLGADVNRSNRGGLITFHGPGQLLCYPILHLSSFKKSVRWYVCELEKTVLSVCSRFGIEASTSPHTGVWVGDNKICAIGIHCGRYVTSHGFALNCNTDMSWFRHIVPCGIEGKGVTSLSAELQRDVSVEETIPHLLDAFREQFNCQLTDGQMPETEQDSGGSSA encoded by the exons ATGCCGGGCAGCAGGCCGGTGGTGGAGGTGCTCCGTCTGGGTCTGCTGTCCTACCAGGAGGCTCTGCGGCTGCAGCAGCTCTACGTGACACGGCACCGCTCCGGCCCGGCTCACGCTCTGCTGCTGTGTCAGCACCCGCCGGTCTACACCACCGGCATCCGCCACGCACCGTACCCGGCCCCCCTGCTGGACCGTCTGCGCCTGCTGGGGGCCGACGTCAACCGCAGCAACCGAGGAGGACTCATCACCTTCCATGGGCCGGGGCAGCTCCTCTGCTACCCCATCCTCCACCTTAGCAGCTTCAAGAAG AGCGTCCGCTGGTACGTCTGCGAGCTGGAGAAGACCGTCCTCTCCGTCTGCAGCAGGTTTGGCATCGAGGCGTCGACGTCTCCTCACACGGGAGTCTGGGTCGGAGACAACAAGATCTGCGCCATCG GAATCCACTGCGGGCGATACGTCACGTCTCACGGCTTCGCTCTGAACTGTAACACCGACATGTCGTGGTTCCGCCACATCGTGCCGTGTGGCATCGAAGGTAAAGGGGTGACGTCGCTGAGCGCCGAGCTGCAGAGAGACGTTAGCGTGGAGGAAACCATCCCTCACCTGCTCGACGCCTTCAGGGAGCAATTCAACTGCCAGCTGACGGACGGACAAATGCCTGAAACTGAGCAGGACAGCGGAGGATCGTCAGCGTAG